A part of Homoserinibacter sp. YIM 151385 genomic DNA contains:
- the rplT gene encoding 50S ribosomal protein L20 encodes MARVKRAVNAHKKRRVILERAEGYRGQRSRLYRKAKEQVTHSLVYAYRDRRAKKGEFRRLWIQRINAAARANGLTYNRLIQGLGIAGIEVDRRILAELAVNEPATFAGLVEAAKAALPSDVNAPAAK; translated from the coding sequence ATGGCAAGAGTCAAGCGGGCGGTCAACGCCCACAAGAAGCGTCGGGTCATCCTGGAGCGCGCCGAGGGCTACCGCGGGCAGCGGTCGCGCCTCTACCGCAAGGCCAAGGAGCAGGTCACCCACTCCCTCGTCTACGCGTACCGCGACCGCCGGGCCAAGAAGGGCGAGTTCCGCCGCCTCTGGATCCAGCGCATCAACGCCGCGGCGCGTGCGAACGGCCTCACCTACAACCGCCTGATCCAGGGACTGGGCATCGCGGGCATCGAGGTCGACCGCCGCATCCTCGCGGAGCTCGCGGTCAACGAGCCGGCGACCTTCGCCGGTCTCGTCGAGGCGGCGAAGGCGGCGCTCCCGAGCGACGTCAACGCGCCCGCCGCGAAGTAG
- the lexA gene encoding transcriptional repressor LexA, with protein MTDQGPAGQGAGGTRRRTSLSEKQQAILEFVQRSVSTRGYPPSMREIGDAVGLASLSSVTHQLKQLELSGYLRRDPNRPRALEVLIDLPQAEDAESSAPVGDAAMVPLVGRIAAGIPITADQQVEEVFPLPRQLVGKGELFMLKVVGESMIDAAICDGDWVVVRQQRTAENGETVAAMIDGEATVKDFRRRDGHTWLLPRNSAFEPIPGDGAEILGKVVAVLRAV; from the coding sequence ATGACCGACCAGGGCCCAGCCGGCCAGGGCGCAGGGGGCACCCGCCGCCGCACGAGCCTCAGCGAGAAGCAGCAGGCCATCCTCGAGTTCGTCCAGCGCTCCGTCTCGACCCGCGGCTACCCGCCGAGCATGCGCGAGATCGGCGACGCAGTCGGGCTCGCCTCCCTCTCGAGCGTCACGCACCAGCTCAAGCAGCTCGAGCTCTCCGGCTACCTCCGCCGCGACCCCAACCGGCCGCGCGCGCTCGAGGTGCTCATCGACCTCCCGCAGGCCGAGGACGCCGAGTCGAGCGCCCCCGTCGGGGACGCGGCCATGGTGCCGCTCGTCGGCCGCATCGCCGCCGGCATCCCGATCACCGCCGACCAGCAGGTCGAGGAGGTGTTCCCGCTCCCCCGGCAGCTCGTGGGCAAGGGCGAGCTCTTCATGCTCAAGGTCGTCGGCGAGTCGATGATCGACGCCGCGATCTGCGACGGCGACTGGGTCGTCGTCCGGCAGCAGCGCACCGCCGAGAACGGCGAGACGGTCGCCGCCATGATCGATGGCGAGGCGACCGTCAAGGACTTCCGCCGTCGGGACGGTCACACCTGGCTCCTCCCCCGGAACTCGGCGTTCGAGCCGATCCCCGGCGACGGCGCCGAGATCCTCGGCAAGGTCGTCGCGGTCCTCCGGGCGGTCTAG
- a CDS encoding SseB family protein, translating to MASADSAGIPFEGRAFHPNPLAGDDGGADPRLLEALRRFRLRETGEREVLAALRGARLLVPLLAHRGEEGVGAHGQLVDKTQELAIVTVTAADGRAVLPAFSSVETLQRWNPQARPVPVDPARAALAAASDGTELLVLDPTSETEFALRRSALRALATGEAWVPPVEDAAVLAAFRAPAAAERAVLGLSLAQGDPSARLLAPEVLVELSLAPGLDRAALDALLARLQAAWAAEAVVAERVDSIGVRLRRA from the coding sequence GTGGCCTCCGCCGACTCCGCCGGGATCCCTTTCGAGGGGCGGGCGTTCCACCCGAACCCGCTCGCGGGCGACGACGGCGGCGCCGATCCGCGCCTGCTCGAGGCCCTCCGCCGCTTCCGACTCCGCGAGACGGGGGAGCGCGAGGTGCTCGCGGCGCTGCGCGGCGCCCGTCTCCTCGTGCCGCTGCTCGCCCATCGCGGCGAGGAGGGGGTCGGCGCGCACGGGCAGCTCGTCGACAAGACGCAGGAGCTCGCGATCGTGACCGTCACGGCCGCGGACGGCCGCGCCGTCCTCCCCGCCTTCTCCTCCGTGGAGACGCTCCAGCGCTGGAACCCGCAGGCGCGGCCCGTGCCGGTGGATCCGGCGCGCGCGGCCCTCGCAGCGGCCTCCGACGGCACGGAGCTGCTCGTGCTCGACCCGACCTCCGAGACGGAGTTCGCCCTCCGCCGCTCGGCGCTCCGAGCGCTCGCGACGGGGGAGGCCTGGGTGCCGCCGGTGGAGGACGCGGCCGTCCTCGCGGCATTCCGGGCCCCTGCCGCCGCCGAGCGCGCGGTGCTGGGACTCTCGCTCGCGCAGGGCGACCCCTCGGCGCGGCTGCTCGCCCCCGAGGTCCTCGTGGAGCTCTCGCTCGCCCCGGGCCTCGACCGCGCCGCGCTCGATGCGCTCCTCGCGCGGCTCCAGGCGGCGTGGGCCGCGGAGGCGGTCGTCGCGGAGCGCGTCGACTCGATCGGCGTGCGCCTGCGCCGCGCCTAG
- the infC gene encoding translation initiation factor IF-3 has product MNLTKERRISDPRTNERIRVPEVRLVGPAGEQVGVVRIEDALKLAQEADLDLVEVAPNSRPPVVKIMDYGKFKYEAAQKAKEARRNQANTILKEVRFRLKIDKHDYETKMKRAVGFLEAGDKVKAMILFRGREQSRPDQGVRLLQRFAEDVAEYGSVESNPTIDGRNMVMVIGPLKNKAEAKAEANARRAESKARAPRPEQDEADTAAETEEKNNA; this is encoded by the coding sequence ATGAATCTCACGAAGGAGCGACGCATCAGCGATCCCAGAACGAACGAGCGCATCCGCGTTCCCGAGGTCCGACTCGTCGGACCTGCCGGCGAGCAGGTGGGTGTCGTCCGGATCGAAGACGCACTGAAGCTGGCGCAGGAGGCGGATCTCGACCTGGTCGAGGTGGCCCCCAACTCGCGCCCGCCGGTGGTCAAGATCATGGACTACGGCAAGTTCAAGTACGAGGCTGCGCAGAAGGCCAAGGAGGCCCGGCGCAACCAGGCGAACACGATCCTCAAGGAGGTCCGTTTCCGCCTGAAGATCGACAAGCACGATTACGAGACGAAGATGAAGCGCGCGGTCGGCTTCCTCGAGGCGGGCGACAAGGTCAAGGCCATGATCCTGTTCCGAGGCCGCGAGCAGTCGCGACCGGACCAGGGCGTCCGGCTGCTGCAGCGCTTCGCCGAGGATGTCGCCGAGTACGGCTCGGTGGAGTCCAACCCGACCATCGACGGTCGCAACATGGTCATGGTTATCGGCCCGCTGAAGAACAAGGCGGAGGCGAAGGCCGAGGCGAATGCGCGACGCGCCGAGAGCAAGGCCCGGGCCCCGAGGCCCGAGCAGGACGAGGCCGACACCGCGGCCGAGACAGAGGAAAAGAACAATGCCTAA
- the metE gene encoding 5-methyltetrahydropteroyltriglutamate--homocysteine S-methyltransferase — translation MTTAPALPSGTILGYPRIGRHRELKRAVEARWSGSIDAAELESRAASLRRATRERLAELGLARHGSAIPESFSFYDQVLDAALAAGIVPERFADLQDERGAVDVDGLFAIARGDERRAPLEMTKWFDTNYHYLVPEIGPATPFRAVADRAVALVAEAREQGFTTRPVLVGPVTLLALSKAAEGSPSGFTPLDRVAELVPVYRELLAALAEAGAEWVQIDEPALVSESLGVPRERVVEAARAVYGELGRDRPIGILVAAPYGELGDAFSVLTAAPIDAVALDLVRGAVPEGVHTPLQLVGGVVEGRNVWRGDLAAAADRLEALRAVSPRVVAGTSTSLQHAPHTLEDESELDGRLRSWLAFADEKVGQVAALARGLDEGRAAIAGELEAATAALADRRAAPGVRDGGVRARAASLPSDAADRGDLDGRRAAQAASLALPELPTTTIGSFPQTGEIRRARAAHARGELDRAGYEAFLRAEIREVVALQERLGLDVLVHGEPERNDMVQYFAEHLDGFAVTQHGWVQSYGSRATRPSILWGDVARPEPITVAWSSYAQSLTSKHVKGMLTGPVTILAWSFVRDDQPLGETAEQVALALRDEIADLEAAGIRIVQVDEPALRELLPLRLAAQPAYLDWSVRAFRLATAGAAPATQIHTHLCYSEFGAVIDAIDGLDADVTSIEAARSRMEVVDDLERSGFSRGIGPGVYDIHSPRVPGTEEISELLETAARAIPADRLWVNPDCGLKTRGYEETVASLEHLVEAARRVREGVRV, via the coding sequence ATGACCACCGCACCCGCCCTCCCCTCCGGCACGATCCTCGGCTACCCGCGCATCGGCCGGCATCGCGAGCTCAAGCGCGCCGTCGAGGCCCGCTGGTCGGGCTCGATCGACGCCGCCGAGCTCGAGTCCCGCGCGGCGTCGCTCCGCCGGGCGACGCGCGAGCGGCTCGCCGAGCTGGGCCTCGCCCGTCACGGCTCCGCGATCCCGGAGTCGTTCTCCTTCTACGACCAGGTGCTCGACGCGGCGCTCGCGGCGGGCATCGTGCCGGAGCGCTTCGCCGATCTGCAGGACGAGCGCGGCGCGGTCGACGTCGACGGGCTGTTCGCGATCGCGCGCGGCGACGAGCGGCGGGCGCCGCTGGAGATGACGAAGTGGTTCGACACGAACTACCACTACCTGGTGCCCGAGATCGGGCCCGCGACGCCGTTCCGGGCGGTCGCGGATCGCGCGGTCGCGCTCGTCGCCGAGGCGCGGGAACAGGGGTTCACGACGCGGCCCGTCCTCGTGGGGCCCGTGACGCTCCTCGCGCTGAGCAAGGCGGCCGAGGGCTCGCCGTCGGGCTTCACGCCGCTCGACCGCGTCGCCGAGCTCGTGCCGGTCTACCGCGAGCTCCTCGCGGCGCTGGCCGAGGCGGGGGCCGAGTGGGTGCAGATCGACGAGCCGGCGCTCGTGAGCGAGTCGCTCGGGGTCCCGCGCGAGCGGGTGGTCGAGGCCGCGCGCGCGGTCTACGGCGAGCTCGGGCGGGACCGTCCGATCGGGATCCTCGTCGCGGCGCCGTACGGCGAGCTCGGCGACGCCTTCTCCGTCCTCACCGCCGCGCCGATCGACGCCGTCGCGCTCGACCTCGTCCGCGGCGCCGTCCCGGAGGGCGTGCACACGCCGCTCCAGCTCGTCGGCGGCGTCGTCGAGGGGCGGAACGTCTGGCGCGGGGATCTCGCGGCGGCGGCGGACCGGCTGGAGGCGCTGCGCGCGGTCTCGCCCCGTGTCGTCGCGGGCACCTCGACGAGCCTCCAGCACGCACCGCACACGCTCGAGGACGAGTCGGAGCTGGACGGCCGCCTGCGCTCCTGGCTCGCCTTCGCGGACGAGAAGGTCGGCCAGGTCGCGGCACTCGCCCGCGGGCTCGACGAGGGCCGTGCGGCGATCGCCGGCGAGCTGGAGGCCGCGACGGCCGCGCTGGCGGACCGCCGGGCGGCACCCGGGGTCCGGGACGGCGGGGTCCGGGCGCGCGCCGCATCCCTCCCCTCCGACGCGGCCGACCGCGGCGACCTCGACGGGCGCCGCGCCGCGCAGGCGGCGTCGCTCGCGCTGCCCGAGCTGCCCACGACCACGATCGGCTCCTTCCCGCAGACCGGGGAGATCCGCCGGGCGCGCGCGGCGCACGCCCGCGGCGAGCTCGACCGCGCGGGCTACGAGGCGTTCCTCCGCGCCGAGATCCGCGAGGTCGTCGCGCTCCAGGAGCGGCTCGGCCTCGACGTCCTCGTGCACGGCGAGCCCGAGCGCAACGACATGGTTCAGTACTTCGCCGAGCACCTCGACGGCTTCGCGGTCACGCAGCACGGCTGGGTGCAGTCCTACGGCTCCCGCGCGACACGGCCGTCGATCCTCTGGGGCGACGTCGCGCGCCCCGAGCCGATCACGGTCGCGTGGTCGAGCTACGCGCAGTCGCTCACGTCGAAGCACGTGAAGGGGATGCTGACCGGCCCCGTCACGATCCTCGCCTGGTCCTTCGTGCGCGACGATCAGCCGCTCGGCGAGACGGCGGAGCAGGTGGCGCTCGCGCTGCGCGACGAGATCGCCGACCTCGAGGCGGCCGGCATCCGGATCGTCCAGGTCGACGAGCCGGCGCTCCGAGAGCTCCTGCCGCTCCGCCTCGCGGCGCAGCCGGCCTACCTCGACTGGTCGGTGCGCGCGTTCCGCCTCGCGACGGCGGGCGCCGCCCCCGCGACGCAGATCCACACGCACCTCTGCTACTCGGAGTTCGGCGCCGTGATCGACGCGATCGACGGGCTGGATGCGGATGTCACCTCGATCGAGGCGGCGCGCTCCCGCATGGAGGTGGTCGACGACCTCGAGCGCTCCGGGTTCTCGCGAGGGATCGGCCCGGGCGTCTACGACATCCACTCGCCGCGGGTGCCGGGCACGGAGGAGATCTCGGAGCTCCTCGAGACGGCGGCGCGGGCGATCCCGGCCGATCGCCTGTGGGTCAATCCCGACTGCGGTCTCAAGACCCGCGGCTACGAGGAGACGGTCGCCTCGCTCGAGCATCTCGTCGAGGCCGCGCGTCGCGTGCGCGAGGGCGTCCGGGTCTGA
- the hisH gene encoding imidazole glycerol phosphate synthase subunit HisH, translated as MSARPSVVVLDYGSGNIHSAAKAIELAGAEVEVTRDRAAVMAADGLFVPGVGAFEAVVTALEAVRGGELIERRLAGGRAVMGVCVGMQVMFEGSTERGATTAGLGEWPGEVRELRAPVLPHMGWNSVAPDPASALFADLAEERFYFVHSYAATDWSLEVMPPFPEPRLTWAEHGERFLAAVENGPLSATQFHPEKSGEAGIRLLANWLGTL; from the coding sequence GTGTCGGCGCGCCCATCGGTCGTCGTCCTCGACTACGGCTCCGGCAACATCCACTCGGCCGCGAAGGCGATCGAGCTCGCCGGCGCCGAGGTCGAGGTCACGCGCGATCGCGCCGCCGTCATGGCCGCAGACGGCCTCTTCGTGCCCGGCGTCGGCGCCTTCGAGGCGGTCGTGACGGCGCTCGAGGCGGTGCGCGGCGGCGAGCTCATCGAGCGGCGCCTCGCGGGCGGCCGCGCCGTCATGGGGGTCTGCGTCGGCATGCAGGTCATGTTCGAGGGCAGCACGGAGCGCGGCGCCACGACGGCGGGCCTCGGCGAGTGGCCGGGGGAGGTCCGCGAGCTGCGCGCCCCCGTCCTGCCCCACATGGGCTGGAACTCGGTCGCGCCGGATCCGGCCTCCGCGCTGTTCGCGGATCTCGCCGAGGAGCGCTTCTACTTCGTGCACTCCTACGCCGCGACCGACTGGAGCCTCGAGGTCATGCCGCCCTTCCCCGAGCCGCGGCTCACCTGGGCCGAGCACGGCGAGCGGTTCCTCGCGGCGGTCGAGAACGGGCCCCTCTCGGCGACCCAGTTCCACCCCGAGAAGTCGGGCGAGGCGGGCATCCGGCTGCTCGCGAACTGGCTCGGGACGCTGTGA
- the priA gene encoding bifunctional 1-(5-phosphoribosyl)-5-((5-phosphoribosylamino)methylideneamino)imidazole-4-carboxamide isomerase/phosphoribosylanthranilate isomerase PriA, protein MTEFNKAPALTLLPAVDVADGRAVRLTQGEAGSETSYGDPIEAADAWASDGAEWIHLVDLDAAFGRGSNHAIIKRVIKSVPRRVNIELSGGIRDDRTLEAALATGAKRINLGTAALENPEWAAHVIAEYGEAIAIGLDVRGTTLAARGWTKEGGDLWAVMDRLESAGCSRYVVTDVTKDGTLRGPNLELLQQVMDRTHKPVIASGGVASLDDIAALRELVPQGLEGAIVGKALYAGAFTLAEAIDVASD, encoded by the coding sequence ATGACCGAGTTCAACAAGGCTCCCGCCCTCACCCTCCTCCCCGCGGTGGACGTCGCAGACGGCAGGGCCGTCCGGCTCACGCAGGGCGAGGCCGGCTCGGAGACGAGCTACGGCGATCCCATCGAGGCGGCCGACGCCTGGGCGTCCGACGGCGCCGAGTGGATCCACCTCGTCGACCTCGACGCCGCCTTCGGCCGCGGCAGCAACCACGCGATCATCAAGCGGGTCATCAAGAGCGTCCCGCGTCGTGTGAACATCGAGCTCTCGGGCGGCATCCGCGACGACCGCACCCTCGAGGCGGCGCTCGCGACGGGCGCCAAGCGCATCAACCTCGGCACCGCCGCGCTCGAGAACCCCGAGTGGGCGGCGCATGTCATCGCCGAGTACGGCGAGGCGATCGCGATCGGCCTCGACGTCCGCGGCACGACGCTCGCGGCGCGCGGGTGGACGAAGGAGGGCGGCGACCTCTGGGCGGTCATGGACCGCCTCGAGAGCGCGGGATGCTCGCGCTACGTCGTCACGGACGTCACGAAGGACGGCACCCTGCGGGGCCCGAACCTCGAGCTGCTCCAGCAGGTCATGGACCGCACCCACAAGCCCGTCATCGCCTCCGGCGGCGTCGCGAGCCTCGACGACATCGCGGCGCTGCGCGAGCTCGTCCCCCAGGGGCTCGAGGGCGCGATCGTCGGCAAGGCGCTCTATGCGGGCGCCTTCACCCTCGCTGAGGCGATCGACGTCGCGAGCGACTAG
- the rpmI gene encoding 50S ribosomal protein L35 — MPKQKTHSGAKKRFRVTGSGKVVKQGSGMRHNLEKKSSRLTRRLNGDVVLAPQDAKVIKKLLGK; from the coding sequence ATGCCTAAGCAGAAGACGCACTCCGGCGCCAAGAAGCGGTTCCGGGTCACCGGGTCCGGCAAGGTCGTGAAGCAGGGGTCCGGCATGCGCCACAACCTCGAGAAGAAGTCCTCACGACTCACCCGCCGCCTGAACGGCGACGTGGTCCTGGCTCCCCAGGACGCGAAGGTCATCAAGAAGCTCCTGGGCAAGTGA
- a CDS encoding LysM peptidoglycan-binding domain-containing protein: MTSTAITTGTAITSSTAITSTATGSAATRASTGGTPRLRITRRGRVVLGALVVLPVAALLAGLGLMNAGSAVASVEPGAELSYVTVMSGDSLWELAEAIEPEGDTRTLVDELVALNRLDGGALEAGQRIAIPARYDS; encoded by the coding sequence ATGACCAGCACGGCGATCACGACCGGTACGGCGATCACGAGCAGCACGGCGATCACGAGCACGGCGACCGGCAGCGCGGCGACCCGCGCCAGCACCGGCGGCACCCCGCGCCTGCGCATCACGCGCCGCGGCCGCGTCGTCCTCGGTGCCCTCGTGGTGCTCCCGGTGGCGGCGCTCCTCGCGGGGCTCGGCCTCATGAACGCCGGCTCGGCCGTCGCGAGCGTCGAGCCCGGCGCCGAGCTGTCCTACGTGACGGTCATGTCGGGCGACTCGCTGTGGGAGCTCGCCGAGGCCATCGAGCCCGAGGGCGACACCCGGACGCTCGTCGACGAGCTCGTCGCGCTCAACCGCCTCGACGGCGGCGCCCTCGAGGCCGGCCAGCGCATCGCGATCCCGGCGCGGTACGACTCCTGA
- a CDS encoding DUF4184 family protein — protein sequence MPFTPSHAAAALPFLRSGLPPAALVLGTMAPDLLYYAPIEVPRGLSHSLLGAVTLDLALALLLFGVWRGWLRDPVADLLPAPLRVRVPPARRRVAAREWLPATGAALIGIATHLGWDAFTHRGAVASALGLEREVLGLPITSLLQHGSTVAGALVLVAWAVHLVRRTPRAEPASPSRLGARSRAVALGALLGLFATTALLVWAAGGLRVEPQLVFRVATTAVGVLVLGTAAYAAWWRLVPRGRG from the coding sequence GTGCCCTTCACCCCGAGCCACGCCGCCGCGGCGCTCCCGTTCCTCCGCTCGGGGCTGCCGCCCGCGGCGCTCGTGCTCGGCACGATGGCGCCCGATCTGCTCTACTACGCGCCGATCGAGGTGCCGCGGGGCCTGAGCCATTCGCTGCTGGGCGCCGTCACGCTGGACCTCGCGCTCGCGCTCCTGCTGTTCGGGGTCTGGCGCGGCTGGCTGCGCGATCCCGTCGCCGACCTCCTGCCCGCGCCGCTGCGGGTGCGCGTGCCGCCCGCGCGCCGTCGGGTCGCGGCTCGGGAGTGGCTCCCGGCAACCGGGGCGGCGCTCATCGGGATCGCCACCCACCTCGGCTGGGACGCATTCACCCACCGCGGCGCGGTCGCGTCGGCGCTCGGGCTCGAGCGCGAGGTGCTCGGCCTGCCGATCACCTCGCTGCTCCAGCACGGCTCGACGGTCGCGGGCGCGCTCGTGCTCGTCGCGTGGGCCGTCCACCTGGTTCGGAGGACGCCGCGCGCGGAGCCGGCCTCGCCGTCGCGTCTCGGGGCGCGGTCGCGCGCGGTCGCGCTCGGCGCACTGCTCGGGCTGTTCGCGACGACCGCGCTCCTCGTCTGGGCCGCGGGAGGCCTCCGGGTGGAGCCGCAGCTCGTGTTCCGCGTCGCGACGACCGCGGTCGGCGTGCTCGTGCTCGGCACGGCGGCGTACGCGGCGTGGTGGCGGCTGGTGCCGCGGGGGCGCGGCTAG
- the hisB gene encoding imidazoleglycerol-phosphate dehydratase HisB, with protein MSSQRVARITRETSESSIDLTLDLDGTGRSDIQTTVPFFDHLLTAFSKHSLVDLAVRASGDTEIDVHHTVEDTGIALGTAIRQALGDKSGIGRYGDALVPLDEALARAVVDVSGRPYLVHGGEPAGFEHHLIGGHFTGSMVRHVLEAIAFNAGLTIHVEVLSGRDPHHIAEAEFKALARAFRAAVEPDARVVGIPSTKGAL; from the coding sequence ATGAGCTCCCAGCGCGTCGCGCGCATCACCCGCGAGACCAGCGAGTCGAGCATCGACCTGACGCTCGACCTCGACGGCACCGGCCGCTCCGACATCCAGACCACGGTGCCCTTCTTCGACCACCTGCTCACCGCGTTCTCGAAGCACTCGCTCGTCGACCTCGCGGTCCGTGCCTCCGGCGACACCGAGATCGACGTGCATCACACGGTCGAGGACACCGGGATCGCGCTCGGCACCGCGATCCGCCAGGCGCTCGGCGACAAGTCGGGCATCGGCCGCTACGGCGATGCGCTGGTCCCGCTCGACGAGGCGCTCGCGCGTGCCGTCGTCGACGTCTCCGGGCGCCCGTACCTCGTGCACGGCGGCGAGCCGGCGGGCTTCGAGCACCACCTCATCGGCGGCCACTTCACCGGCTCGATGGTCCGGCACGTCCTCGAGGCCATCGCCTTCAACGCGGGCCTCACGATCCACGTCGAGGTCCTCTCGGGCCGCGACCCGCACCACATCGCGGAGGCCGAGTTCAAGGCCCTCGCGCGCGCCTTCCGCGCCGCCGTCGAGCCGGACGCCCGCGTCGTCGGCATCCCCTCGACGAAGGGCGCGCTCTAG
- a CDS encoding histidinol-phosphate transaminase: MTSLADLPIRDDLRGQTPYGAPQQQVRYALNVNENTHPIPEDVARHIVEAIARAVLTVNRYPDREFTVLREHLAAYLGHGLQPASVWAANGSNEIIQQLLQAFGGPGRRVLGFPPTYSMHSIIAAGTGTEWVAAERDADYRISPETAVAAIEREDPDLVFLCSPNNPTGTPLPLETIEAVYGASRGIVMVDEAYAEFAPAGQPSALTLLAGRERLVVSRTMSKAFAFAGARVGYLAADPAVVDALRLVRLPYHLSALTQAAAVAALEHAPTMLAMVDEIAAQRDRMVAELGARGYTVWPSHANFVLFGGLADAHAVFEALLAREVLIRDTGIPGHLRVTAGTAEETTAFLAALAEVDPR, translated from the coding sequence GTGACCTCGCTCGCCGACCTCCCCATCCGCGACGACCTCCGCGGCCAGACGCCCTACGGCGCCCCGCAGCAGCAGGTGCGCTACGCGCTCAACGTCAACGAGAACACCCACCCGATCCCGGAGGACGTGGCCCGCCACATCGTCGAGGCGATCGCGCGCGCGGTCCTCACGGTCAACCGCTACCCCGATCGTGAGTTCACCGTCCTCCGCGAGCACCTCGCCGCCTATCTCGGGCACGGCCTCCAGCCCGCCTCCGTCTGGGCCGCGAACGGCTCGAACGAGATCATCCAGCAGCTGCTGCAGGCCTTCGGCGGCCCCGGCCGACGCGTCCTCGGCTTCCCGCCCACGTACTCGATGCACTCGATCATCGCGGCCGGCACCGGCACGGAGTGGGTCGCGGCCGAGCGCGACGCCGACTACCGGATCTCGCCCGAGACGGCGGTCGCCGCGATCGAGCGCGAGGATCCGGACCTCGTCTTCCTCTGCTCGCCGAACAACCCGACCGGCACCCCCCTGCCGCTCGAGACGATCGAGGCGGTCTACGGCGCGAGCCGCGGCATCGTCATGGTCGACGAGGCCTACGCCGAGTTCGCGCCCGCCGGGCAGCCGAGCGCGCTCACGCTCCTCGCGGGGCGCGAGCGCCTCGTCGTCTCGCGCACGATGAGCAAGGCCTTCGCCTTCGCCGGGGCCCGCGTCGGCTACCTCGCCGCCGACCCGGCCGTCGTCGACGCGCTGCGGCTCGTCCGCCTCCCGTATCACCTCTCCGCCCTCACGCAGGCGGCCGCCGTCGCGGCGCTCGAGCACGCGCCGACGATGCTCGCGATGGTCGACGAGATCGCGGCCCAGCGGGATCGCATGGTCGCGGAGCTGGGCGCGCGCGGCTACACGGTCTGGCCGAGTCACGCCAACTTCGTGCTCTTCGGCGGGCTCGCGGACGCGCACGCGGTCTTCGAGGCGCTGCTCGCGCGCGAGGTCCTCATCCGCGACACCGGCATCCCCGGCCACCTCCGCGTCACGGCCGGCACGGCCGAGGAGACCACCGCCTTCCTCGCGGCGCTGGCCGAGGTCGACCCTCGGTAG
- a CDS encoding DUF1844 domain-containing protein, with protein sequence MSEHDPRVDETAPDLVDLSVDEEVRDIADVPAVEVINTVAVHLLSAAAVKCGLAEDPDQELDLDEARKLIDALAGLVTASAPHLGDHHARALRDGLRSVQLAFREASPFPDEIGKGAGEKWTGPVT encoded by the coding sequence GTGAGCGAGCACGATCCCCGAGTCGACGAGACCGCCCCCGACCTGGTCGATCTGAGCGTCGACGAGGAGGTCCGCGACATCGCGGACGTGCCCGCCGTCGAGGTCATCAACACCGTGGCCGTCCACCTGCTCAGCGCCGCCGCCGTGAAGTGCGGTCTCGCCGAGGACCCCGATCAGGAGCTCGACCTCGACGAGGCGCGCAAGCTCATCGATGCGCTGGCCGGACTCGTGACCGCGTCGGCGCCCCACCTCGGCGATCACCACGCCCGGGCGCTGCGCGACGGGCTCCGCTCCGTCCAGCTCGCCTTCCGCGAGGCCTCGCCGTTCCCCGACGAGATCGGCAAGGGCGCCGGCGAGAAGTGGACGGGACCCGTCACCTAG